From the Pseudomonas syringae KCTC 12500 genome, the window AAGGTGAGGAAGTGTTCACGGATGAGCTGGCGCGGATACAGGTCAGGTTCCACTGGCAGCGCGGCGACAGCCTGCCGCAGGGCACCACCTGGTTAAGGGTGGCGATGCCCAGTGCCGGCAGCGGCTTCGGGCATCAGTTCATGCCACGCATCGGCCAGGAAGTGTTGGTGACGTTTCTGGCAGGCGATATCGACCGGCCTCTGGTGACGTCGGTGCTCTACAACAACATTAATCTGCCGCCACGCTTCAGCAAGGCCTCGGGGCTGCCCGGTAACCGCACACTGTCGGGGATCCGCACCCAGGAACACAAAGGCAGCGGCTTCAACGAACTGCTGTTCGATGACACGCCAGGCTCACTGCGCGCACGCATGGGCACGACCCATCAGGCCACCGCCCTCAACCTGGGCAAACTGACCGACCCGCGCACTGACGGCACCGCCCAGCCACGCGGCAACGGCGCAGAACTGCGCACCGATGCCGCCATCGCCCTGCGTGCCGCGCAAGGCATGTTGCTGACCACCTACGCGCGTACCGACGCAAAAGGCTCACAGCTGGATCGCGAAGAGCTGCTCAAACTGCTGGCCGAGTGCGGCGAGCTGTTCAAATCCCTCGGCGAAACCGCAGCCGCACGTGGCGGACAGGCGGTGGATGTCAAAGGCATAGAAGCCTTGCGCCAGTCGCTCGACCAATGGCCCGCGCCGAATAATAACGGCCTGGGCGACCCGGTACTGGCCATGACCGCAGCAGCAGGCATCGCCAGCGCCACACCACGCTCGCAGGCTCACTATGCCGGTGAAAATCACGACACCACCGCGCAGGACAACCTGCAATTGACCAGCGGCGCGGCCATGCACCTGCAAGCGGGCAAAGGGCTGTCAGCTTTCGCCCAGGACGCAGGCATCAGCGCTATCGCCAACCGCGGCAAAGTGCTGGTGCAAGCGCAGGAAGACGACATCGCCCTCAATGCCCAGAAAAACCTGCACGTCTCCGCAGTAGAAGGCGAAGTGGTCATCACCGCGCCGACCATCCGCCTGGTCGCCGATGACGGCAGTTACATCAAGATTGGCGGCGGCGTCGAGATCGGCTCACAGGGCAAAGTCACTGTGCACGCCAGCGAACACGACTGGATCAGCCCCAAGACCGACAGCGCTGCGATCCCCTCTTTCGGCCGCGACCCCGCCGCCCAGCAGGTCATCTTTCACTACCCCGGGCACAGCGAACAAAGCCCGCGGGCAGCAGCGGATCACTCGTATGAAATCAAACTGGAAGATGGCAGCCTGGTGAAAGGAATGACGAACGCAGACGGACTGACCGAGCGCGTGGAACGCGAAATGATGCATCAGGCACAGGTATCGGCATTACGCAGCGGCACACCGAAAGGAGGTGCGCAATGAACGGCGCCGATGAATACGCCGTTGCCCAAGGCAACACACGGCTGATCCCCAACCTCAACACCACCTGCAAAATGGAAGTGCCCGGCGATTTGCCAGGCGTAGTGATCTTTCTGCACGGTGTGAATGACCCGGGGGCTTCTTATGAGTCGGTGGAGACGGGGTTGTGTCAGGGGGTTAATGAGCGGCTGGATCGGCCGGATCTGGTGGCTGGAAGGTATGGGTATGAGTACGGAAAGTTAAGAAAGCTACCATCTAAAGATGTGCAGGACGATCAGAAGGGCATCCTGGACGATCCCGACACCTATCTTTATCAACGCGACACCAAGGATCCGAAAACCCGTAGCCTGCTCATTCCCTTTTATTGGGGATATAGGGCTGACCCCAGCGAAATCAGTCGAGACAAGAACAACAACCCCACCAAACTGCGCGACCAGTATCAGGACATACAGGGCAATCGCCTGGATCGGCATTTTGGCAAGGCCGGTGGTTATTTTGTCAATGCCACCAATAACCTGCTGGAAATGTATGACAAGGGCCTGCCACTCACCATGCGCCTTAAGATTGCCCGAAAGATGCTCCCCAACACCCATTTTCTGGGGGATAACCCACATCGACGTTATTACGTGCTGGCTGCTCACCGGCTCGCGATGATGGTCAAGGAGATACGCAGGGTGTCTCCCGACGAAACCATCACGATCATGGCGCATAGCCAAGGCACGTTGATTACCCTGCTGGCGCAAGCACTGTTGGTGGACGGTGGACATCGTTGCGCGGACACGATAATCATGGTGGACACGCCCTACTGCCTGTTCCCGGAAGTCACCCCCAAAGATCAAGACACGCTATCCACACTGACCCGCATCGTGGCGCAAGTGACTCAGGCACCCCACACCCAACCGCCGCTGTCGGACTTGCGCAACCCTGCAACCTACTGCGGACGCAGCGGCCCGCAGTGGTCACCTACACAAGGTTCGCGCAAGGACAGTGTCGGTAACATGACGGTATTTCCCGAGCGTGATAACCGCGGCAAGGTGTACCTGTATTTCTGCCCGGACGACACCACAGTCGCACTGGATGACGTGAGAGGCATCGGCACTTACGGGGTGTGGGAAACCCATGGCAAAGACAGTACTCGCAACCCTATGGCTGAATTGAAGGCCGTACGCTTTTTTCAGCGCATGTGGACCAAACGCTACCGTGACGGATCACCGGTCATGGTCGGAAAGCCTCCAGGTTATGAGCTGTTACGCGCCAAAAACGAATCTCGTTATCCAGGTGGCGGTTTTTTCACAGGGCTCATTTCGAAAGGCCCTATAGAAGAAGGGCATAAGATCCTGATCAACGCTGAACAACTGTACCCGCCCCACGCCCCCGCTATGTTTGGCGGAGAGGAGGAGAACTTCAGGGGCGATGAGACCAAATCGGGTCTCGACAGACCGGACGATGCCAACAAAGCCTCTGCCGTGGGCAATCCAAGAGCCAAGTTCAACTGGCGTTACGTTCGCAGCCACACGGGATCGATAGATCTGGAGCGTGAGTTAGCCCAATGGAATCTGGGCAAAGCACCAAGTGAACAAACCCGCATCATGCGTAAACAACGAGTGACAGGCGACGGCGCGCCCAAACCCACGGATCGTTACGACATACTACGAGAAGAAACACCGGACGAAATACGTGAATTCATGGATAAAAGCACAGACGTGCTGGCCGAAAATAGCTATCACTCGGGCCTGTTGCGCAGTCCGGAAAACCAACGCTGGGTCACGGCGATGGATATTGCGATTGGTCAGGCAAAATGTCTGGACGATCCGGTAATGCGTGATGTGCTGGTGGCGATTGCAGATTGGAAGATGGATAAAAAGCAGTTTGCTAAAACGACTGAGTTACCTGGCTGGGAAAGGATTAGCGAGGAATCGCAGGAATTGGTTAGCGCAAGCCATCTTTATTACGAAGAAGGAGAGTTTCCTTCCGACGATCTAGTCACGCTGACACCGCCGCCTTTGCTTCAAGGCACCCAGCAACCGAGGGGTGTCAAGTGAGTGACCCTTTAAAGAAAAAATCACTTCGTCCGAAGCTAAAAGCTTACCTATGGATCATAGGGATTTTGCTTGTTCTGTGGCTCGGATTTGTCTTTCTTGTATACCTAAAAGCACAGGAAACCAACATGGAACTACGTGACATAAACTCCGTAACGCGCTGGGGTATTGCAGGAATTTTAGGTGCCGTCTTACTAGCATACAGCGGGCATTGGTGGGGAAACGCTGTTGCTCATGAAAAAACTGAGCTGGCGGCTTATAAATCCAATGTGGCAGCACAAGTCTCAGAGCAGCAGGCAACACAAAAACGAACATCTGCGTTGGAAATTCGAGGGGTGGGAATCGCTGTAGGTGGATGGCACCAATCATCCATATGGCGAAAAGTTCAAGAAAAGAGAAATAACTTTATTTCAATATACTCCCAGAACCCTGAGGACTATACCGACTCTTTGCTCTCCCGAGAGAATACCCAAAAAATTAATACCCGTGCAGCATTCAAACACTCTGCTGGAGAGTCTGTCTCTTATTGGCCAATACCCACTTTTGCGCTGGGGCCTCCCAATCCTTACGAGAAGCCCTACCGTGCCGCAGATCTGATCAACTTTGGCCGGAATCAAGCAACACTAGGCGTCACCCAGCTTCTCTGGCAAAACGATGAAAACACTAGCCAAGCACAAAGCATGATAGAACGGCTGTTTCAGTTTTTTGAAGACAATCAGAAAGTTCCGCAAGCACTGATTGCAAGCGAGGACGGGGACGTTACGCGAGATATTTATCGTAAACGCGGCACGCCCGGCCTCCAAAATGCGCAAGTCGTACCGACTATTTTCGAAAGCATGACAGGCCTGCTGATTACTCGCTCGGACCGGGTGGATCGCTACGTTCGTCCTTATGCGACTAACGACGCAGAAGACAACCAGAACAAAGATACCGATCTGGGCAAGCTTTGGGCTTTCTACTGGGAGCAGCCGCGTAAATTCAGAAAAGTCTATGAGGATGCGCAGAAGACCAAAGGAATTAAAGATCCATTAGGCCCAGGCACCATATCCACTACCTACTGGCAATCCCAACTCCCCACCCTTTGGAAAACCATCAGCAACCGTGGTCCCGGCAACTTCGAGCCTTCCCCTTGGCTGCCGATCCGCTGGGGGCAGCATCAGGTCAAGGAGTTCGACGCCGCTCCAGTGCTCGGCTATCTGCATCGCCCGATCAAGGCGCCCATGCAGGATGAAAACGGCAAGCGCCTGAAACCGGCCTTGCAAGCCAAAGCGCTGCAAGCCGCTTGGGTGCAGGCGCTGGACACACTGCCCGAAGATCAGAAGCCTGTGCGGGTGTTCTACGACAGCACCAACAACCCGGAAGCCGAAATTGCCCTGAACAACGCCCTGCACGACCTGAACAAGGACGGCCACGGTCTTGAACTCGGCAATGTCGAAGAGGGCTACGACATCGGTCGTCGTCTGGGCAATACCGGGGTCAGTGGTGCGCTGGTCGAGATCAATCTGGCGACCATCGCCAGTTACAAGGATGGCGGCGTCAGCGCCGTGGTCTACGCCGGCACCGATGGCAGCCTGACCGTACAAATGGTCCGTCCGCCCGATGAAGCCCGTAAAGCGAAGAACAGCCAGAACCGCGGCGCAGATCCGTTCACCTTCGGCTCGCCAACCGGCGGGGCACCTGCAGAGTGAGTTATCCGGTCTGCCTGGGCGACGCCACCAGCAGTGGTGGCCGAGTGGTGTCCTGCCAACTGGCAGGCACCCACACCCTCAACCGCAAGCCTCCGGCCGTGCTGGGCGACAAAGCCACCTGCCCGCTTCACTCTGGTGAATTCGCTTTTATTGAAGGCCACCCCACCCGGAAGCTGAACGGTATCCCGGTGGTCCTGCACGGCCATCGACTCGCGTGCGGCTGCCAGGGCGTGGCCAGCCATGCCATGCATGTGCGAGTGGTTTAGGGGTTTTATTTGTGATCAGGCTATGCAATGGAAGCACAGGAAAACCATATGGAATTGCGTAACATACATTCGGTGACCCGCTGGGGCATTGCAGGGATTTTAAGTGCGGTTCTGCTTAGCTACAGCGGTCATTGGTGGGGCAAGGCTGTTGCCAATGAAAAGCACGAACTGGCGGCTTATAGATCCGAGATTATTGCTAAAAATGCAGAACAACAGGCTGCGGAAGCACGAAAATACTCGCTAGAAATACGAGGCGTAGGCCTTGCAGTCAATGACTGGCATCAATCTTCTGTCTGGCGAGAAATTGCTAAAAAAAGCAACAATTCCTCATCGATATTTCCGTCGGACTCTAAAGCCTATAACCCATCCTTGAGCTCGCGAGAAACTACAGCGGATATTAATACTCGGGTGGCTTTTCAGCATTCCGCAGGAGAGTCAGTAGCCTATTGGCCAATTCCAGCCTTTGCTTTAGGCCCTCCGAACCCTTATGAAAAGCCCTACCGTGCAGCGAATCTGATCAACTCCGGCCGGAATGCAGCGACCTTAGGTGTCACCCAGCTTCTCTGGCAAAACGATGAGAGCACCAACTACGCACAAAGCATGATCGAGCGGCTGTTTCAGTTTTTTGAGGCTAATCCTAAAGTTCCGCAAGCACTGATCGCAAGCGAGGACGGGGACGTCACGCGAAACATATATCGCAAACGTGGCACTCCTGGCCTGCAGAAAAATACTCAAGTAGTACCAACGGTATTTGAAAGCATGACAGGCCTGCTGGTCACCCGTTCTGACAGGGTAGATCGCTATATTCGTCCCTATGCGACAAACGAGCCAGAGGACAACCAGAGCAAAGATACCGATCTAGGCAAGCTTTGGGCTTTCTACTGGGATCGGGACAAAGCATTTATGGACTGGTACGAAGCTGCCGAGAAAGCCAAGGGCGTTGAAACACCCTACGCCCCGGGCACCATGTCCACCGCCTACTGGCAAGCCCAACTCCCCACCCTCTGGAAAACCATCAGCAACCGTGGCCCTGGCAACTTCGAGCCCTCCCCTTGGCTGCCGATCCGTTGGGGTCAGCATCAGGTCAAGGAGTTCGACGCTGCGCCGGTGCTTGGCTACCTGCATCGCCCGATCAAGGCGCCCATGCAGGATGAAAACGGCAAGCGCCTGAAACCGGCCTTGCAAGCAAAAGCGCTGCAAGCCGCATGGGTGCAGGCGCTGGACACGCTTCCCAACGGTCAGAAACCTGTGCGAGTGTTCTACGACAGCACCAACAACCCGGAAGCGGAAATCGCCCTGAACAACGCCCTGCACGACCTGAACAAGGACGGCCACGGTCTTGAGCTGGGCAATGTCGAAGAGGGCTACGACATCGGTCGTCGTCTGGGCAATACCGGGGTCAGCGGTGCGCTGGTCGAGATCAATCTTGCGACCATCGCCAGTTACAAGGATGGCGGCGTCAGTGCCGTGGTCTACGCCGGCACCGATGGCAGCCTGACCGTACAAATGGTCCGCCCGCCCGATGAAGCCCGTAAAGCGAAGAACAGTCAGAACCGTGGCGCAGATCCGTTTATCTTTGGTTCGCCTTAGCGGTCACTAAACACTCTCAACCGTAAACAAGGAAGAAAATATGTATACGCATTTTTGTAGGTCCTTTGTAGGGATAAATTTAGTCGCGGCATTGATTTTAATGGGAGGCTGCACGCAGGACTCCGTATCCCCGTGTGACGAACTGATTGGCGACTACGCCGCGAAGCCTAAAAATAAACCGTAGTTTCGTATCGAGAAGAACGGCGAGAACTTCACGCTCACGCAAAGTGACGCAGGCACCCAAGTCAGTGAGCCGCTCACCCCCTTACCCAACGCCGAAATAGTGGAAATGTTTGAAGGCAAAATAGTACCGCCTCGCTGCATTCTCACCGCCGATGGTATGAAGATAATGAAGCTCCCCGCTGGCAGCGGCGTTAATCCCACAGAGGATCCCGATCGGAAACTTTCGCATTATCCCGAGCCCACCCCATTCCTCATGGGCATATCTGCGGGAGTAGCGGCTGTACTGGGTCTTTACCCCGTACCTCACCAAGAAAAACTCAAAGATATCGACGAGGAAGATGAAGAGGACGAAGGTTACATTTACAGTAAATAACCTACAGTTCGTGCCGGGGAGCCGGAAGGCATGTTCATCGTCGACGGATAAGGGACACCAGAGCATCACTGCTGGAAAACAATCATCAACCATGGAAATAGCCTTTTCCTGAGCTTGCAAATAAAGAAAAGCCCCGACTCTCACGAGCCAGGGCTTTGTCATACCGCACAAACCACTATTCCTGAACCACCCGCACAATCCGTTGCGGCAGTGGGATCTCGATGCCTGCGTCCTTCAGGCGGTCGCGCGCTTCGATGTTGAACATCGACGTCACGTCGCCCATATCGCCACTGCTGGTCCAGACGCGCAAGGACAAGGTAATTGCGTTCTCCCCCAGCGCTGCCACCACAGCCTGGGGGGCCGGGTCCTTGAGTACGCGCGGGTCGTCGGCCATGTCCAGCAGGACCTGCAAGGCCTTCTTGAGATCGGCGTCATGGCTGACGCCGATGTCGAAGGTGATCTTGCGGGTCGGCTGACGGTTGGTGTTGGTGATGATGCCGTTGGACAGGTTGCCGTTGGGAATGATCACGGTACGGTTGTCGCCGGTGCGCAGCACGGTGTGGAAGATCTGGATGTTGTCGACGGTTCCCGACACACCCTGGGCTTCGATCCAGTCACCGATACGGAACGGGCGGAACAACAGAATCAGTACGCCACCGGCGAAGTTCGCCAGGCTGCCTTGCAGGGCCAGACCGATCGCCAGACCGGCCGCACCGATTGCCGCCACGAACGAGGTGGTTTCCACGCCGATCATCGACGCGACGCTGACCACCAGCAGGATTTTCAGAATGACGTTGGCCAGGTTGCTGACGAAGCCCTGCAAGGCCAGATCGGCGTGTCGCAAGGCCAGCAAGGCGCCCAGTTTGCCGGTCAACCGGTTGATCAGCCACCAGCCTACGCACAGTGTGACGACTGCCAGCAGCAAGCGGCTGCCGTACTCCATGATCATCGGAATCCAGGCCTGCGACGCTTGCCACAGATGACCGACTTCTGCGTTTAAATCCATCGTTATCTCCTTACTCGTCACGAACTGCGATCAAAACCACGGCGGTCTGCCGTCATTTCAATGCTCAGGGCGATTCGGACTGGCCGGGGAACGCAGGGTTCCCTGGCTTTCAATGCAACGATCAGTCGCGGAAGTTGTTGAATTGCAACGGCATGCCCGAATCGTAGGCACGCAGCGCTGCGATGGCTTCTTGCAGGTCGTCGCGCTTCTTGCCGGTCACCCGCACCTGCTCGCCCTGAATGGCGGCCTGGACCTTGAGCTTGGCTTCCTTGATGTGAGCGACGATTTTCTTCGCCAGCTCCTTGTCGATGCCTTCACGCAGGATGACTTCCTGCTTCATCAATTTGCCGGAAGCATAAGCGTCCTTGATCTCGAGGCACTTCGCGTCGATCTTGCGTTTGACCAGCGCCAGCTTGAGGATTTCGATCATGGCCTCCAGCTGGAAGTCTGCTTCTGCAGTCAGCGTGACAGTCAGTTCCTTGAACTCGAACGTGCCTTTGCCTTTGAGGTCGTAGCGACGGTCCAGCTCTTTGATGGCGTTGTCGACGGCATTCGTGACTTCGTGTTTATCCAATTCGGACACTACGTCGAACGAGGGCATGTATGTTCTCCAGATAAACGGCGTGCGCACAATTCGGGCACGCATGACTTGACGGTGTGAAAGAACGCTCATTATAACGAGACTTTTCCGGCGTTCACTGTGAGCCTTCCATGCACATCCTTGTTTTCACCTTCTGCAGACCGCTTCAGCGCCATAACGTGCCGCTGTGATGGCGGTGACATGGCATGTTCTCGGTGCGGGCAGCCTGGGCAGTCTCTGGGCGACGCGACTGGCACGCGCGAATCTGCCGGTTCGGTTGATCCTTCGCAACGCGGATCGGCTGGCCGCCTATCAAGCCAATGGCAGCAGCGTGACGCTGGTCGAAAACGATATCGCCCATGCGTACCCGGTCGAAGCACAGACCGCCGACCATCAACAACCTATCGAACGGCTGCTGGTGGCCTGCAAGGCTTACGAGGCCGAGCAGGCTGTCGCTCAGCTGGCTCCGCGATTGACGGCGCAGGCCGACGTCATCCTGTTGCAGAACGGCCTGGGCAGCCAGGACGCTGTGGCGGCGCAAATCCCCCACGCGCGCTGCCTGTTTGCCTCCAGCACCGAAGGCGCGTTTCTGGAGTCCGACTGGCGCGTCAGGTTCGCTGGCCACGGTTTCAACTGGCTGGGTGATGTATCCGACCCGACAGCCCCCGCGCTTCTACAGGATTTGCACGACAGTGGCATTCCCCACGAATGGACGCCGGACATCCTGACTCGACTGTGGCGCAAGCTGGCAATCAACTGCGCGATCAACCCGCTGACGGTCCTGCACGACTGCCGTAATGGTGGCCTGCTCGAGCACCCCTGCGAGGTCGCCACGCTGTGCGCCGAGCTGAGCGATCTGCTGGGCCGCTGCAGCCAGCCGGCGGCTGCGCAGGAATTGCATGCGGAA encodes:
- a CDS encoding T6SS effector phospholipase Tle3 domain-containing protein, whose product is MNGADEYAVAQGNTRLIPNLNTTCKMEVPGDLPGVVIFLHGVNDPGASYESVETGLCQGVNERLDRPDLVAGRYGYEYGKLRKLPSKDVQDDQKGILDDPDTYLYQRDTKDPKTRSLLIPFYWGYRADPSEISRDKNNNPTKLRDQYQDIQGNRLDRHFGKAGGYFVNATNNLLEMYDKGLPLTMRLKIARKMLPNTHFLGDNPHRRYYVLAAHRLAMMVKEIRRVSPDETITIMAHSQGTLITLLAQALLVDGGHRCADTIIMVDTPYCLFPEVTPKDQDTLSTLTRIVAQVTQAPHTQPPLSDLRNPATYCGRSGPQWSPTQGSRKDSVGNMTVFPERDNRGKVYLYFCPDDTTVALDDVRGIGTYGVWETHGKDSTRNPMAELKAVRFFQRMWTKRYRDGSPVMVGKPPGYELLRAKNESRYPGGGFFTGLISKGPIEEGHKILINAEQLYPPHAPAMFGGEEENFRGDETKSGLDRPDDANKASAVGNPRAKFNWRYVRSHTGSIDLERELAQWNLGKAPSEQTRIMRKQRVTGDGAPKPTDRYDILREETPDEIREFMDKSTDVLAENSYHSGLLRSPENQRWVTAMDIAIGQAKCLDDPVMRDVLVAIADWKMDKKQFAKTTELPGWERISEESQELVSASHLYYEEGEFPSDDLVTLTPPPLLQGTQQPRGVK
- a CDS encoding type VI lipase adapter Tla3 domain-containing protein: MEAQENHMELRNIHSVTRWGIAGILSAVLLSYSGHWWGKAVANEKHELAAYRSEIIAKNAEQQAAEARKYSLEIRGVGLAVNDWHQSSVWREIAKKSNNSSSIFPSDSKAYNPSLSSRETTADINTRVAFQHSAGESVAYWPIPAFALGPPNPYEKPYRAANLINSGRNAATLGVTQLLWQNDESTNYAQSMIERLFQFFEANPKVPQALIASEDGDVTRNIYRKRGTPGLQKNTQVVPTVFESMTGLLVTRSDRVDRYIRPYATNEPEDNQSKDTDLGKLWAFYWDRDKAFMDWYEAAEKAKGVETPYAPGTMSTAYWQAQLPTLWKTISNRGPGNFEPSPWLPIRWGQHQVKEFDAAPVLGYLHRPIKAPMQDENGKRLKPALQAKALQAAWVQALDTLPNGQKPVRVFYDSTNNPEAEIALNNALHDLNKDGHGLELGNVEEGYDIGRRLGNTGVSGALVEINLATIASYKDGGVSAVVYAGTDGSLTVQMVRPPDEARKAKNSQNRGADPFIFGSP
- a CDS encoding PAAR domain-containing protein, with the protein product MSYPVCLGDATSSGGRVVSCQLAGTHTLNRKPPAVLGDKATCPLHSGEFAFIEGHPTRKLNGIPVVLHGHRLACGCQGVASHAMHVRVV
- a CDS encoding YajQ family cyclic di-GMP-binding protein; amino-acid sequence: MPSFDVVSELDKHEVTNAVDNAIKELDRRYDLKGKGTFEFKELTVTLTAEADFQLEAMIEILKLALVKRKIDAKCLEIKDAYASGKLMKQEVILREGIDKELAKKIVAHIKEAKLKVQAAIQGEQVRVTGKKRDDLQEAIAALRAYDSGMPLQFNNFRD
- a CDS encoding mechanosensitive ion channel family protein: MDLNAEVGHLWQASQAWIPMIMEYGSRLLLAVVTLCVGWWLINRLTGKLGALLALRHADLALQGFVSNLANVILKILLVVSVASMIGVETTSFVAAIGAAGLAIGLALQGSLANFAGGVLILLFRPFRIGDWIEAQGVSGTVDNIQIFHTVLRTGDNRTVIIPNGNLSNGIITNTNRQPTRKITFDIGVSHDADLKKALQVLLDMADDPRVLKDPAPQAVVAALGENAITLSLRVWTSSGDMGDVTSMFNIEARDRLKDAGIEIPLPQRIVRVVQE
- a CDS encoding type VI secretion system Vgr family protein, which codes for MLKDLTALFAPQNRRLIKLTTVARDEQELLLERFSGTESLSELFSFELSMISRDAGLELKSQIGQPAQLAIELATGESRFINGYISAFSLEGSDGGLARYSATLSPWLWMLSRRVDSRIFQEQTIEAVIRTVFAAYGALPDFEFQLSQPLKTHSYITQYRESDLTFVLRLLEHEGLFFYFDHNQEKHTLIILDHSRDLSPLPQQPTIRYHSASVTETADSITEWRSHRRLQSGRMSIQTFDYKQPRNSLPVGMPSLNEQGNVDSYEVYDVLDHYSHGTFNDGERLVRQRLEAIEVQGKTFTGNSNCRAMYPGHTFELTQHFDHDRGSAEDRSFLLITVKHEGSNNYLSDEGAGYTNEFVCIRHKIPYRHPITVPRPSINGPLSAIVVGPEGEEVFTDELARIQVRFHWQRGDSLPQGTTWLRVAMPSAGSGFGHQFMPRIGQEVLVTFLAGDIDRPLVTSVLYNNINLPPRFSKASGLPGNRTLSGIRTQEHKGSGFNELLFDDTPGSLRARMGTTHQATALNLGKLTDPRTDGTAQPRGNGAELRTDAAIALRAAQGMLLTTYARTDAKGSQLDREELLKLLAECGELFKSLGETAAARGGQAVDVKGIEALRQSLDQWPAPNNNGLGDPVLAMTAAAGIASATPRSQAHYAGENHDTTAQDNLQLTSGAAMHLQAGKGLSAFAQDAGISAIANRGKVLVQAQEDDIALNAQKNLHVSAVEGEVVITAPTIRLVADDGSYIKIGGGVEIGSQGKVTVHASEHDWISPKTDSAAIPSFGRDPAAQQVIFHYPGHSEQSPRAAADHSYEIKLEDGSLVKGMTNADGLTERVEREMMHQAQVSALRSGTPKGGAQ
- a CDS encoding putative 2-dehydropantoate 2-reductase — its product is MAVTWHVLGAGSLGSLWATRLARANLPVRLILRNADRLAAYQANGSSVTLVENDIAHAYPVEAQTADHQQPIERLLVACKAYEAEQAVAQLAPRLTAQADVILLQNGLGSQDAVAAQIPHARCLFASSTEGAFLESDWRVRFAGHGFNWLGDVSDPTAPALLQDLHDSGIPHEWTPDILTRLWRKLAINCAINPLTVLHDCRNGGLLEHPCEVATLCAELSDLLGRCSQPAAAQELHAEVLRVIQATAANYSSMYQDVLHGRRTEVSYLLGYACAVAARHGCPAPHLQHLQTRLTAHLASKGLRTD
- a CDS encoding type VI lipase adapter Tla3 domain-containing protein, which encodes MSDPLKKKSLRPKLKAYLWIIGILLVLWLGFVFLVYLKAQETNMELRDINSVTRWGIAGILGAVLLAYSGHWWGNAVAHEKTELAAYKSNVAAQVSEQQATQKRTSALEIRGVGIAVGGWHQSSIWRKVQEKRNNFISIYSQNPEDYTDSLLSRENTQKINTRAAFKHSAGESVSYWPIPTFALGPPNPYEKPYRAADLINFGRNQATLGVTQLLWQNDENTSQAQSMIERLFQFFEDNQKVPQALIASEDGDVTRDIYRKRGTPGLQNAQVVPTIFESMTGLLITRSDRVDRYVRPYATNDAEDNQNKDTDLGKLWAFYWEQPRKFRKVYEDAQKTKGIKDPLGPGTISTTYWQSQLPTLWKTISNRGPGNFEPSPWLPIRWGQHQVKEFDAAPVLGYLHRPIKAPMQDENGKRLKPALQAKALQAAWVQALDTLPEDQKPVRVFYDSTNNPEAEIALNNALHDLNKDGHGLELGNVEEGYDIGRRLGNTGVSGALVEINLATIASYKDGGVSAVVYAGTDGSLTVQMVRPPDEARKAKNSQNRGADPFTFGSPTGGAPAE